The Halomonas denitrificans genome window below encodes:
- a CDS encoding class I SAM-dependent methyltransferase produces MAELTYRQKWDRCAADDKKALEAVDNSASEQVARTTGEFVARQLTSALQISADDTVLELGCGAGRIGRQVAPRCGQWIGVDISPNMIRVAGQRLADHENVRLELLERTRLDMIDDDSVDKAYTVAVLCHMDKEDLFLYLREIARVLKPGGRAYLETWNLADPTGWQRWMYEVEFWNRSDQQGRKDVARNQFCVPEEFQLYADRAGLQPLTCFRDSPWVQIVAGKSLDAASVETERTRLAAERAAIAYSPMFGRLFHDTVKVIYGDRHPRDVLAEIDALPTCPEKPLFADFVRGLWVDEPERFGPMPGSGEG; encoded by the coding sequence ATGGCCGAACTGACCTATCGCCAGAAATGGGACCGCTGCGCCGCCGACGACAAGAAGGCGCTGGAAGCGGTCGACAATTCGGCCAGCGAACAGGTCGCGCGCACGACCGGTGAGTTCGTGGCGCGCCAGCTGACGTCCGCACTGCAGATCTCGGCCGACGACACGGTGCTGGAGCTCGGCTGCGGCGCGGGCCGGATCGGCCGCCAGGTCGCGCCGCGGTGCGGCCAGTGGATCGGCGTGGACATCTCGCCGAACATGATCCGGGTCGCCGGTCAGCGCCTCGCCGACCACGAAAACGTCCGGCTCGAACTGCTCGAGCGGACCCGCCTCGACATGATCGACGACGACAGTGTCGACAAGGCCTACACCGTGGCCGTGCTCTGCCACATGGACAAGGAGGACCTGTTCCTCTATCTGCGCGAGATCGCGCGCGTGCTCAAGCCCGGCGGCCGCGCCTACCTCGAGACCTGGAACCTGGCGGACCCGACCGGCTGGCAGCGCTGGATGTACGAGGTCGAGTTCTGGAACCGCTCCGACCAGCAGGGCCGGAAGGACGTCGCCCGCAACCAGTTCTGCGTACCCGAGGAGTTCCAGCTGTATGCCGACCGGGCCGGCCTGCAGCCGCTGACCTGCTTCCGGGATTCGCCCTGGGTGCAGATCGTTGCCGGAAAGTCGCTGGACGCCGCCTCGGTCGAGACCGAGCGGACGCGGCTGGCCGCCGAACGTGCGGCGATCGCCTACAGCCCGATGTTCGGTCGCCTGTTCCATGACACGGTCAAGGTGATCTACGGCGACCGGCACCCCCGGGACGTGCTCGCCGAGATCGACGCACTGCCCACCTGTCCGGAAAAACCGCTGTTCGCCGATTTCGTTCGAGGCCTGTGGGTCGACGAGCCCGAGCGTTTCGGGCCGATGCCCGGGAGCGGCGAGGGCTAG
- a CDS encoding sulfotransferase, with protein MSERLPDFLIIGAQKAGTSWLHARLREQPGLYLPSDKDFEYFSYPGTTPAADYLARFAAAPPGVRVGDACASYFWTTGRSTDNPDFARDLPGLIDAALGTGTRYIVLLRDPVERAISAYLHHIAFGSLDVRVPLLEAPEGLGLLDIGRYGAHLERWLEVVGSDRMCVLPSPDEAPPADLLRRACDFLGCRAATTTGVDQRVFAGLQRQTREDGIWVEAGQPGVDACAGPERIRDGRRWIRLVDSATLATLRRRFMPDTARLAGLLAGDEPAFARWPSWPSDV; from the coding sequence GTGAGCGAGCGGCTTCCCGACTTCCTGATCATCGGCGCGCAGAAGGCCGGCACCAGCTGGCTGCACGCCCGGCTGCGCGAACAACCCGGGCTGTATCTCCCTTCGGACAAGGACTTCGAGTACTTCAGCTACCCCGGCACCACGCCGGCCGCGGACTACCTCGCGCGCTTCGCGGCCGCGCCGCCCGGCGTCCGCGTCGGTGATGCCTGCGCCAGCTATTTCTGGACCACGGGCCGCTCGACCGACAATCCCGATTTCGCGCGCGACCTTCCGGGCCTGATCGATGCCGCGCTCGGAACCGGGACCCGCTACATCGTGCTTCTGCGCGACCCGGTCGAGCGTGCGATCTCGGCCTATCTGCACCACATCGCGTTCGGCAGCCTCGATGTGCGCGTGCCGCTGCTCGAAGCGCCCGAGGGGCTGGGGTTGCTGGATATCGGCCGGTACGGCGCCCACCTGGAGCGGTGGCTGGAGGTGGTGGGGAGCGACCGGATGTGCGTGCTGCCGTCGCCGGACGAAGCGCCGCCGGCCGACCTGCTTCGTCGTGCCTGCGACTTCCTGGGCTGCCGGGCAGCGACGACGACCGGTGTCGATCAGCGCGTGTTCGCCGGACTGCAGCGGCAAACCCGCGAGGACGGGATCTGGGTCGAGGCCGGCCAGCCGGGCGTGGACGCCTGCGCAGGCCCCGAGCGAATCCGGGACGGTCGCCGCTGGATCCGGCTGGTCGATTCGGCCACGCTGGCGACGCTGCGCCGGCGGTTCATGCCGGATACGGCGCGCCTGGCCGGATTGCTGGCCGGCGACGAGCCGGCGTTCGCGCGCTGGCCGTCCTGGCCGAGCGACGTCTAG
- the prmA gene encoding 50S ribosomal protein L11 methyltransferase: MDAYRTLRFRAAPDRLEEAEDLLWSLGAAAVTLTDAGDQPLHEPGPGDTPLWDDSVIEALLPEGLDSDQVLLSLAGSGVLEGGAQAASFEPVADRDWVRAWMDRYEPMRFGESIWVCPSHVEPDPDWPVVVRLDPGLAFGTGTHPTTALCLEWLDGQAVEGVDVVDYGCGSGILAVAAALMGARRVLAIDHDPQALEATVDNAERNGVADRIVAVLPEQAPSGTAGLVLANILAGPLVELVDDIAGRVAPDGRLALSGILADQADGVCDAYRERLRPSGEATREDWVRLDFAAAGDRVT; the protein is encoded by the coding sequence ATGGATGCCTACCGCACGCTGCGATTCCGCGCCGCGCCCGATCGACTCGAGGAGGCCGAGGACCTGCTCTGGTCGCTGGGCGCTGCCGCGGTCACGCTGACCGACGCCGGCGACCAGCCGCTGCACGAGCCCGGTCCCGGAGACACGCCCCTGTGGGACGACTCGGTGATCGAGGCGTTGCTGCCCGAAGGTCTGGACAGCGACCAGGTCCTGCTCTCCCTGGCCGGCAGTGGCGTGCTGGAGGGAGGGGCGCAGGCAGCGAGCTTCGAGCCGGTGGCCGATCGCGACTGGGTGAGGGCGTGGATGGATCGCTACGAGCCGATGCGCTTCGGCGAATCGATCTGGGTCTGCCCGTCGCACGTGGAGCCGGATCCGGACTGGCCGGTCGTGGTCCGGCTCGACCCGGGGCTGGCCTTCGGCACCGGCACCCACCCGACCACCGCGCTGTGTCTGGAATGGCTCGACGGCCAGGCGGTCGAGGGCGTCGACGTGGTCGATTACGGCTGCGGGTCCGGCATCCTCGCCGTCGCGGCGGCCCTGATGGGCGCTCGTCGGGTGCTGGCGATCGACCACGATCCGCAGGCGCTGGAAGCCACCGTCGACAACGCCGAGCGCAACGGCGTGGCCGATCGGATCGTGGCCGTGTTGCCCGAGCAGGCCCCGAGCGGCACGGCCGGGCTGGTGCTGGCCAATATCCTGGCCGGGCCCCTGGTCGAGCTGGTCGACGACATCGCGGGCCGGGTCGCGCCGGACGGCCGGCTTGCCCTGTCGGGCATCCTGGCCGACCAGGCCGACGGCGTATGCGATGCCTACCGCGAGCGGCTGCGCCCGTCCGGCGAAGCGACGCGCGAGGACTGGGTCCGCCTCGACTTCGCTGCAGCCGGTGACCGGGTCACGTGA